In the Maribacter sp. MJ134 genome, one interval contains:
- a CDS encoding GMC family oxidoreductase gives MQIKESSEIYDVIIVGSGAGGGMATKQLADAGLNVAVVEAGPFFDPADPKTMTQLKWPYESPRRGAGTDRAFGEWDMSYGDWEVEGEPYTHTPGTIFRWWRSRMLGGRTNHWGRISLRFGPKDFKGKTRDGHGDDWPIGYDDVKPYYDKVDKLIGVFGTNEGLEDDPDGFFLPPPKPRLHELYYIEGAKKANVPVIPGRLSMLTKKINNDRGVCFYCGQCGRSCQVYADFSAGSCLIFPAQKSGGKVKIFVNSMVREVLTNDEGKATGVSYINKEDRKEYELRGKVVVLAASACSSARILLNSKSKQHPNGLGNSSNLVGKYLHDSTGAGAAGVIPGLMNRDVSYNEDGVGGMHVYSPWWGDNSKLDFPRGYHIEIWGGMSQPNYGFGWNQGDLNQYFGMKVGGYGDSLREDVKKYYGSVIGFGGRGEGIARKENYCEIDPTTVDEYGIPVLKFNYQWSDFERNQAKHMQDTFEEIIHNMGGIYLGEKPGKDRDYGLNKPGEIIHEVGTTRMGDDPKTSVTNKFNQLHDVDNVFIVDAGVFVSQADKNCTWTIMALSWRASDYIIEQLKQQNI, from the coding sequence ATGCAAATAAAAGAATCTTCAGAAATTTATGATGTAATCATCGTCGGTTCTGGTGCTGGCGGCGGTATGGCCACTAAACAATTGGCCGATGCTGGTTTAAATGTTGCCGTAGTAGAAGCAGGCCCATTTTTTGACCCAGCGGACCCCAAAACCATGACACAGCTAAAATGGCCCTATGAATCCCCCAGAAGGGGTGCAGGGACCGATCGTGCTTTTGGCGAGTGGGATATGTCCTACGGCGATTGGGAAGTAGAAGGAGAACCCTATACCCATACGCCAGGAACAATTTTCAGATGGTGGCGTTCTCGAATGCTAGGTGGGCGCACCAATCACTGGGGCCGTATATCCTTAAGATTCGGACCAAAAGATTTTAAAGGTAAAACTAGGGACGGACACGGAGACGATTGGCCAATAGGATATGATGATGTGAAACCCTATTATGATAAAGTAGATAAACTTATAGGTGTTTTTGGAACCAATGAAGGACTAGAAGATGATCCAGATGGATTTTTCCTTCCTCCTCCAAAGCCTAGATTGCATGAACTTTATTACATAGAAGGTGCAAAAAAAGCCAATGTTCCTGTTATTCCTGGCAGATTGTCCATGTTGACGAAGAAAATCAATAACGATAGGGGAGTCTGTTTTTATTGCGGACAATGTGGTAGGTCTTGTCAAGTATACGCAGATTTCTCTGCTGGTAGCTGTCTAATTTTTCCGGCACAGAAGAGCGGTGGTAAGGTTAAAATCTTCGTAAACTCCATGGTGAGAGAAGTTCTGACCAATGACGAAGGTAAGGCTACCGGAGTGTCCTACATCAATAAAGAAGATAGAAAAGAATATGAGCTAAGAGGAAAAGTCGTAGTACTGGCTGCATCGGCCTGTAGCTCTGCGCGTATTCTTCTAAACTCTAAAAGTAAACAACACCCTAACGGATTGGGTAATAGTAGTAACCTAGTAGGGAAGTATTTACATGATTCCACAGGAGCTGGGGCCGCAGGTGTTATACCGGGTTTAATGAATCGTGATGTTTCTTATAACGAAGACGGGGTAGGCGGTATGCACGTATACTCTCCATGGTGGGGAGACAACTCAAAACTAGATTTTCCAAGAGGTTATCACATAGAAATATGGGGAGGCATGAGCCAGCCCAATTATGGTTTTGGGTGGAACCAAGGTGACCTGAATCAGTATTTTGGAATGAAAGTAGGTGGTTACGGGGATAGTCTTCGAGAAGATGTGAAAAAATACTATGGTTCCGTAATTGGCTTCGGTGGTCGTGGAGAAGGTATTGCCAGAAAAGAAAATTACTGTGAAATTGATCCCACAACGGTAGATGAGTATGGTATACCGGTTCTGAAGTTTAATTATCAATGGTCGGATTTTGAACGAAATCAGGCCAAGCACATGCAAGATACCTTCGAGGAGATAATCCATAACATGGGTGGTATCTATTTAGGTGAAAAGCCGGGTAAAGACAGAGATTATGGGCTGAACAAACCAGGTGAAATTATACATGAAGTGGGAACCACCAGAATGGGGGATGATCCAAAGACATCGGTTACGAATAAATTCAATCAATTACACGATGTAGATAACGTATTTATTGTAGATGCGGGAGTATTTGTTTCGCAGGCCGATAAGAACTGTACCTGGACCATCATGGCATTGTCATGGAGGGCATCGGATTATATAATTGAACAATTAAAACAGCAAAATATCTAG